One Actinomyces respiraculi DNA window includes the following coding sequences:
- a CDS encoding protease PrsW: MVRLLSRVAQLGQVGSLLLAVALVVVEGLAHALVPAVSLLAGLLVLVAVARTRTVSTRSLTMLLSASTVWALGIAVLTTALGNAEGLSARDDGAIISLAAFVEEPGKLLILLLPALVAPGRMRRMAASDWALMGYAAGAGFTIAEDSVRRLTTATNLWSILAELFDEGTHYSLNPLTSGSLERGLEAPFTGEWVEVMAVGHHVSTMLVAATLGLAIAAWRYAGRLGTSDASVSVGLWWRMLSVVGPVAALGYVITDHAAYNASVAWSGWVDEGGLLFGPLSFVWFICGMGHGQVPVVVLLLGLCLAVDAHRRMRAGFMGRVDPERGAVPPLSGVSARWREPLRAVVAVGVFAWSDLAVILSGYTRPDLTRAERMRRGRRVGQLILQVRRQAMSVTSPGGEPTARRRWALGALVVAAVSVAACLAVGVVIGRSIGPAASSPDDAVFFAGLLDGLASWWDGLNPAAQILLIALGVLALMSMGASAALAMGAVGVVTWFAGHGHGVAAFMRDPRAATASYVRNVTPGQLLMDVVDFATTFIPGSALGVGLRTAERSLSATVAARRSARLPDLASLFQMRDEALAARRAAEAHLKDLLPPGTRMPDFNKRNYEDTLDLLRRGGHDREALDQLREASENCHTARPRAGRITEVAGEVGGLQELERHGYTVPDAFRPQGLEAKPTGPRKVDMLAVSADRGSIHVPELKGGTGRLKTNPVRTLFEGRAPQGTPAYVRDRMLRDDRVIEFFRDNPDLWEGVKRGDITVTSDVISTPEAGFVNRGNPIDVDLASHPQIVTAIEQRIAALGSP, from the coding sequence GTGGTGCGGCTGCTGAGCCGGGTGGCGCAGCTTGGGCAGGTCGGCTCCCTGCTGCTGGCTGTGGCACTGGTGGTGGTTGAGGGGCTGGCGCACGCGCTGGTTCCCGCGGTGAGCCTGCTGGCCGGGCTGCTGGTGCTGGTGGCGGTGGCTCGCACGCGTACCGTGAGCACGCGGTCGCTGACGATGTTGCTGAGTGCGAGCACGGTATGGGCGTTGGGAATCGCCGTGCTCACAACCGCGCTGGGCAATGCGGAGGGCCTGTCTGCGCGCGATGACGGCGCCATCATCTCCTTGGCGGCATTCGTTGAGGAGCCGGGCAAGCTGCTCATCCTCCTGCTGCCGGCGCTGGTGGCACCGGGGCGTATGCGGCGCATGGCGGCGTCGGACTGGGCGCTGATGGGGTATGCGGCGGGGGCTGGTTTCACGATCGCGGAGGACTCGGTCAGGCGTCTGACGACAGCCACGAACCTGTGGAGCATCCTTGCCGAGCTCTTTGACGAGGGAACGCACTACTCGCTCAACCCGTTGACCTCAGGGTCGCTTGAGAGAGGACTTGAGGCGCCGTTCACCGGCGAGTGGGTCGAGGTCATGGCGGTGGGTCACCATGTCTCGACGATGCTGGTCGCCGCCACACTCGGCCTGGCGATCGCTGCCTGGCGCTACGCCGGGAGGCTGGGGACCTCGGATGCCTCAGTCTCAGTGGGGCTGTGGTGGCGGATGCTGTCGGTGGTGGGGCCGGTGGCTGCGCTGGGCTACGTCATCACGGACCATGCCGCCTACAACGCGTCGGTTGCGTGGTCGGGATGGGTGGACGAGGGCGGTCTGCTGTTCGGGCCGCTGAGCTTCGTGTGGTTCATATGCGGCATGGGGCATGGGCAGGTTCCTGTCGTGGTGCTGCTGCTGGGGCTGTGCCTGGCGGTTGACGCGCACCGTCGTATGCGTGCGGGGTTCATGGGGCGGGTGGACCCTGAGCGTGGGGCGGTGCCGCCGCTGTCTGGTGTGAGTGCTCGGTGGCGTGAGCCTCTACGTGCCGTGGTGGCGGTGGGGGTCTTCGCCTGGAGCGACTTGGCGGTGATCCTGTCGGGTTACACACGTCCGGACCTGACGCGTGCGGAGCGGATGCGGCGCGGGCGCCGGGTGGGCCAGCTGATCCTGCAGGTGCGGCGCCAGGCAATGAGTGTGACGTCCCCGGGCGGGGAGCCCACCGCCAGGAGGCGGTGGGCGCTCGGGGCGCTTGTGGTGGCGGCGGTGTCGGTGGCCGCGTGCCTGGCGGTCGGCGTCGTCATCGGCCGCAGCATCGGCCCGGCGGCAAGCAGCCCCGACGACGCCGTGTTCTTCGCCGGACTCTTGGATGGCCTGGCCTCGTGGTGGGACGGATTGAACCCTGCCGCGCAGATCCTGCTCATCGCGCTGGGAGTTCTGGCACTGATGAGCATGGGGGCCTCGGCCGCCCTGGCCATGGGGGCGGTCGGCGTCGTGACGTGGTTCGCGGGGCACGGTCACGGGGTCGCCGCCTTCATGCGTGACCCCCGTGCGGCGACGGCGAGCTACGTGCGCAACGTGACACCCGGCCAGCTGCTCATGGACGTTGTCGACTTCGCCACCACCTTCATCCCCGGCTCGGCGCTGGGGGTGGGGCTGCGTACGGCTGAGAGGTCCTTGAGCGCCACCGTTGCTGCGCGCCGCTCGGCTCGTCTGCCGGACCTCGCGTCCTTGTTCCAGATGCGTGACGAGGCGCTGGCCGCCCGCCGCGCGGCGGAGGCCCACCTCAAGGACCTGCTGCCGCCGGGGACGAGGATGCCGGACTTCAACAAGAGGAACTATGAGGACACGCTGGATTTACTACGTCGAGGTGGGCATGACAGGGAAGCGCTCGATCAACTGAGGGAAGCGTCTGAGAACTGTCACACTGCGCGTCCGCGTGCGGGCCGTATCACTGAAGTTGCTGGCGAGGTTGGAGGCTTGCAGGAGTTGGAACGACACGGCTACACAGTGCCAGATGCCTTTCGCCCTCAGGGGCTGGAGGCGAAGCCCACGGGTCCCCGCAAGGTTGACATGCTGGCGGTGTCGGCTGACCGTGGGAGTATCCACGTGCCTGAGCTCAAGGGCGGAACAGGCCGGCTGAAAACGAATCCGGTGCGCACCCTTTTCGAGGGGAGGGCTCCTCAGGGGACGCCTGCCTACGTGCGTGACCGTATGCTCCGTGACGACAGGGTCATCGAGTTCTTCCGGGACAACCCGGACCTGTGGGAAGGGGTCAAGCGCGGCGACATCACGGTCACGAGCGACGTCATCTCAACCCCGGAAGCGGGGTTCGTGAATCGCGGCAACCCGATCGACGTGGACCTGGCCTCCCACCCGCAGATCGTCACTGCAATCGAGCAGAGAATCGCTGCACTGGGCAGCCCCTGA
- a CDS encoding DUF6301 family protein, with the protein MKMETLPVETAVEWVTAWTGLSWPVSWETAFAIRDRLGWVSHPKNSRFFVTSLSTGEADGGMTKDENGLFRGIDFSLATVVVRGQEEPDTAFVTWAAYESYVEALAGVFGQPRTEVRRRGAESEHRNSKWYLPNRSSFSLTALPGVITVYVFSPEVTWADLEDQRLTEEYGENWEDFIE; encoded by the coding sequence ATGAAGATGGAGACGTTGCCGGTTGAGACGGCGGTGGAATGGGTGACGGCGTGGACGGGTCTGTCCTGGCCGGTGTCCTGGGAGACGGCCTTTGCGATCCGTGACCGTCTGGGGTGGGTTTCTCATCCTAAGAATAGTCGTTTCTTCGTAACCTCCTTGTCTACCGGGGAGGCTGATGGAGGCATGACAAAAGATGAAAATGGTCTGTTCAGGGGGATCGACTTTTCGTTGGCGACAGTCGTGGTGCGGGGACAGGAGGAGCCTGATACGGCGTTTGTGACGTGGGCTGCGTACGAGTCGTATGTCGAGGCCCTGGCGGGTGTGTTCGGTCAGCCTCGGACGGAGGTGCGGCGCCGCGGTGCTGAGAGTGAGCACCGTAATTCGAAGTGGTACCTGCCCAACAGATCGTCCTTCAGCCTGACGGCCTTGCCGGGGGTCATCACAGTGTACGTGTTCTCGCCTGAGGTGACGTGGGCTGATCTTGAGGATCAGCGTCTGACTGAGGAGTACGGCGAGAACTGGGAGGACTTCATTGAGTGA
- a CDS encoding DUF6301 family protein, which produces METLPVETAVEWVTAWTGLSWPVSWETAFAIRDRLGWVADPEEARYFTTFLSRNGADGGMSTNESGMFNGIDFPLATTVIRGQKEPDTASVTWAAYESYVEALARLFDKPRTEVRRRGRDDEFRQAKWYLPNNSSFSLGARPGIMAVYVYSPEVTWADLEDQRLTEEYGENWEDFIE; this is translated from the coding sequence ATGGAGACGTTGCCGGTTGAGACGGCGGTGGAGTGGGTGACGGCGTGGACGGGTCTGTCCTGGCCGGTGTCCTGGGAGACGGCCTTTGCGATCCGCGACCGCCTGGGCTGGGTTGCTGATCCAGAGGAGGCTAGGTACTTCACGACGTTCTTGTCGAGGAATGGGGCTGATGGCGGGATGTCGACGAATGAGAGTGGGATGTTCAACGGGATCGACTTCCCGTTGGCGACGACTGTGATCAGGGGGCAGAAGGAGCCGGATACGGCGTCGGTGACGTGGGCTGCGTACGAGTCGTATGTCGAGGCCCTGGCGAGGCTGTTCGATAAGCCTCGGACGGAGGTGCGGCGTCGCGGTAGGGATGACGAGTTCCGACAGGCGAAGTGGTACCTGCCCAACAACTCGTCTTTCAGCCTCGGTGCGCGGCCGGGGATCATGGCAGTATACGTGTACTCGCCTGAGGTGACGTGGGCTGATCTTGAGGATCAGCGTCTGACTGAGGAGTACGGCGAGAACTGGGAGGACTTCATTGAGTGA
- a CDS encoding DUF6301 family protein → METLPVETAVEWVTAWTGLSWPVSWETAFAIRDRLGWVPYSEDGRFFTTVLTPPGARHGGSMSRRQQGMFSGVTFPLATRVIRGQKEPDTASVTWAAYASYVEALTGLFGKPRTQVRQRGKDDEFREATWYLPNRASFSLTSLSGIMTVYINSPQSTLNDLEDQRLTEKYGEDWEDFVD, encoded by the coding sequence ATGGAGACGTTGCCGGTTGAGACGGCGGTGGAGTGGGTGACGGCCTGGACTGGGCTGTCTTGGCCGGTGTCGTGGGAGACCGCGTTTGCGATCCGTGACCGTCTGGGGTGGGTGCCCTACTCGGAGGATGGCCGTTTCTTCACGACGGTGCTCACCCCTCCGGGTGCACGGCATGGTGGGTCGATGAGCCGTAGGCAGCAGGGGATGTTCAGTGGGGTGACGTTCCCGTTGGCGACTCGGGTGATCAGGGGGCAGAAGGAGCCTGATACGGCGTCGGTGACCTGGGCTGCGTACGCGTCGTATGTCGAGGCTCTGACGGGGCTGTTCGGCAAGCCTCGCACGCAGGTGCGGCAGCGTGGGAAGGATGACGAGTTTCGCGAGGCAACCTGGTACCTGCCTAACAGGGCGTCCTTCAGTCTGACCTCTCTGTCGGGAATTATGACGGTGTATATCAACTCTCCGCAGTCGACGTTGAATGATCTGGAGGACCAGCGTCTGACGGAGAAGTACGGCGAGGACTGGGAGGACTTTGTTGACTGA
- a CDS encoding DUF6301 family protein, protein METLPVSTAVEWVTAWTGLAWPVSWETAFAIRDRLGWVPYSEDGRLFATFLSAVGADGWMEPNRDGYFDAVDFPLATVITEVFVEPDTASVTWAAYESYLEALTGVFGAAWTVERDMGTDNEDRQAKWCLPNGSSLRLGARSGNIEVYVRSPDHLR, encoded by the coding sequence ATGGAGACGTTGCCGGTGTCCACGGCGGTGGAGTGGGTGACGGCCTGGACGGGCCTGGCCTGGCCGGTGTCGTGGGAGACGGCGTTCGCGATCCGTGACCGTCTGGGGTGGGTGCCCTACTCGGAGGACGGCCGGTTATTCGCGACTTTCCTGTCTGCCGTTGGGGCTGATGGGTGGATGGAGCCCAACCGGGACGGGTACTTCGACGCGGTTGACTTCCCGCTGGCGACGGTCATCACCGAGGTGTTCGTGGAGCCTGATACGGCGTCGGTGACGTGGGCGGCGTACGAGTCGTATCTCGAGGCCTTGACGGGGGTGTTCGGTGCTGCGTGGACGGTGGAGCGAGACATGGGAACGGATAACGAGGACCGTCAGGCCAAGTGGTGCCTGCCCAATGGCTCGTCCCTCCGGCTGGGGGCGCGGTCAGGTAACATCGAGGTGTACGTGCGCTCACCTGATCACCTGAGGTGA